From the genome of Paracoccus seriniphilus, one region includes:
- the atpD gene encoding F0F1 ATP synthase subunit beta, protein MRDTGKITDSTTSGLGMVQAVRGAVVDVGFAQGDLPPINAALQVQWDGPTPLLLEVQSHLDLNTLRAVAFQTTTGLARGTPVQALEGPVEVPVGRPVLGRLLDVVGNVRDNGPALPDDVVRRSIHAAPPALQARTRSTEIFETGIKVIDLLTPMAQGGKAAMFGGAGVGKTVLVMELIQAMVQKYQGISVFAGVGERSREGHELLTEMKGSGVLDRTVLVYGQMNEPPGARWRVPLTALTISEYFRDQRHQNVLLLMDNVFRFVQAGAEVSSLLGRLPSRVGYQPTLASEVAGLQERIASVAGSAVTAIQAVYVPADDFTDPAVTTISSHMDCVIVLSRAQAAEGFYPAIDPLGSSSMLLDPLIVGDDHYQTAEAVRRALARFRELTDIISLLGVEELGMADRLIVKRARRLQRFLTQPFMVTEAFTGTPGASVPLTETLAGCRAILDGEADDWSESSLYMVGSFEDARRKEAASCS, encoded by the coding sequence ATGCGCGACACCGGGAAAATCACGGATTCGACGACAAGCGGCCTGGGGATGGTTCAGGCTGTCCGGGGGGCCGTGGTCGATGTCGGGTTCGCGCAGGGCGATCTGCCGCCGATCAATGCGGCGTTGCAGGTCCAGTGGGACGGTCCGACACCCTTGCTGCTGGAGGTTCAAAGCCATCTTGACCTGAATACACTGCGCGCCGTGGCATTCCAGACGACCACGGGGCTGGCGCGGGGCACCCCGGTGCAGGCCCTGGAGGGACCGGTCGAGGTTCCGGTGGGCAGGCCGGTGCTGGGGCGTCTGCTGGATGTGGTCGGCAATGTCAGGGACAATGGTCCTGCATTGCCCGACGATGTGGTGCGCAGGTCGATCCATGCCGCGCCGCCCGCCTTGCAGGCCCGGACCCGCAGCACCGAGATTTTTGAAACCGGCATCAAGGTCATCGACCTTCTGACCCCGATGGCACAGGGGGGAAAGGCCGCGATGTTCGGGGGGGCGGGCGTCGGAAAGACCGTTCTGGTCATGGAACTGATCCAGGCCATGGTTCAGAAATACCAGGGGATTTCCGTTTTTGCAGGCGTGGGTGAACGCTCGCGCGAGGGGCATGAACTGCTGACCGAGATGAAGGGCAGCGGCGTGCTGGATCGCACGGTTCTGGTCTATGGCCAGATGAATGAGCCGCCCGGCGCGCGCTGGCGGGTGCCTTTGACGGCGCTGACGATCTCGGAATATTTCCGCGACCAGAGGCATCAGAACGTTCTGCTGCTGATGGATAACGTGTTCCGCTTCGTTCAGGCGGGGGCCGAGGTTTCCAGCCTTTTGGGGCGTCTGCCCTCGCGGGTGGGGTATCAGCCGACCCTGGCCAGCGAGGTGGCGGGCCTGCAGGAACGTATTGCCTCGGTGGCCGGATCGGCGGTCACGGCCATTCAGGCGGTCTATGTGCCCGCGGATGATTTTACCGATCCGGCGGTGACGACGATTTCAAGCCATATGGATTGCGTCATCGTCCTGTCGCGCGCCCAGGCAGCCGAAGGCTTCTATCCTGCGATTGATCCGCTGGGGTCCTCTTCGATGCTGCTGGATCCGCTGATCGTCGGGGATGACCACTATCAGACCGCCGAGGCCGTTCGTCGGGCCTTGGCCCGGTTTCGTGAATTGACCGACATCATCTCTCTGCTTGGGGTCGAGGAGCTGGGCATGGCAGACCGGCTGATCGTCAAGCGCGCCCGCCGCCTGCAGCGGTTCCTGACCCAGCCCTTCATGGTGACCGAGGCCTTTACCGGCACGCCGGGTGCCAGCGTGCCGCTGACCGAAACGCTGGCCGGATGTCGGGCCATTCTGGATGGCGAGGCGGATGATTGGTCGGAGAGTTCGCTCTATATGGTCGGCAGCTTCGAGGATGCCCGCCGCAAGGAGGCCGCCTCATGCAGTTGA
- a CDS encoding Bcr/CflA family efflux MFS transporter translates to MLLLIVLGAFPPLTMDLYLPALPQMAENFSTSHGMVNLTLGAYMVAFAVGMLFWGPLSERTGRKPILFTALAMYIGASLLCALAFSIESLIAFRILQGFAGGGITVVGTAIVKDLFDGRERERVMATVMSLVIVAPMIAPVLGAFLLKIASWHWMFIALAIFGCCGAALVSLYRDTLEEKSTGPLVHAWSRLAVVLLNPRFAYLLALFAMVPMCLMAFLGIGAYVYIDGFGLSEQTFGFFFAFNAACATLGPMLYLRLARFIPVQRIILGCFAVLITGGAVMILFGSLSPFLFAAVAAVSTVSVIVVRVPGTNLLLEQQARDTGSAAALIQFSATLMGAAGIQIVSLHPEDLIWNYGLLLMVIGTFCATLWLLVQRHPFVAGKLPQPL, encoded by the coding sequence ATGCTCCTGCTGATTGTTCTCGGAGCTTTTCCCCCGCTGACCATGGATCTCTATCTGCCTGCGCTTCCACAGATGGCCGAGAATTTTTCCACCAGCCACGGCATGGTGAACCTGACGCTTGGTGCCTATATGGTCGCCTTTGCGGTGGGCATGCTGTTCTGGGGGCCACTGAGCGAAAGAACCGGCCGCAAGCCGATCCTGTTCACGGCCCTGGCGATGTATATCGGGGCCAGCCTTCTTTGCGCCCTGGCCTTCAGCATCGAATCCCTGATCGCCTTCCGCATCCTGCAGGGATTTGCCGGGGGTGGCATCACCGTTGTCGGGACCGCCATCGTCAAGGATCTGTTCGACGGTCGGGAAAGAGAGCGGGTCATGGCCACGGTGATGTCCCTGGTGATCGTTGCCCCGATGATCGCTCCGGTCCTGGGCGCCTTCCTGTTGAAGATCGCCTCGTGGCACTGGATGTTCATCGCGCTGGCCATCTTCGGATGCTGTGGTGCCGCTCTTGTCAGCCTCTACAGGGACACGCTGGAGGAAAAATCGACGGGACCGCTTGTTCACGCATGGAGCCGGCTGGCCGTTGTTCTGCTCAATCCCAGATTCGCCTATCTGCTGGCCCTCTTTGCGATGGTGCCCATGTGCCTGATGGCCTTTCTGGGGATCGGAGCCTATGTCTATATCGACGGCTTCGGCCTGTCAGAGCAGACCTTTGGCTTCTTCTTTGCCTTCAATGCCGCATGTGCCACCCTGGGGCCGATGCTGTATCTGCGGCTGGCCCGTTTCATCCCCGTGCAGCGCATCATCCTGGGCTGCTTCGCTGTCCTGATCACGGGCGGTGCGGTGATGATCCTGTTCGGCAGCCTGTCGCCCTTCCTCTTTGCGGCTGTGGCGGCCGTCTCGACCGTCTCGGTGATCGTCGTGCGCGTCCCCGGCACCAACCTGCTGCTGGAACAGCAGGCGCGCGACACGGGATCGGCCGCAGCCCTGATCCAGTTCAGTGCAACGCTCATGGGCGCTGCGGGCATTCAGATCGTCTCCCTTCACCCGGAAGACCTGATCTGGAACTATGGGTTGCTGCTGATGGTGATCGGAACCTTCTGTGCGACGCTCTGGCTGCTGGTTCAGCGCCACCCCTTCGTCGCGGGCAAGCTGCCCCAACCCTTGTGA
- a CDS encoding DHA2 family efflux MFS transporter permease subunit translates to MSAPDQEFSTELTRRRVIAFFIMVFGMFMAILDIQIVSASLPDIQAGLGASSDEISWVQTSYLIAEVVMIPLSGFLARMMSTRILFALAAAGFTASSFMCATSTTITEMILWRGLQGFLGGGMIPSVFAAAFTIFPPAKRNVVSPLIGLIATLAPTVGPTVGGYLSHTMSWHWLFLVNVIPGIGVTIGAWMLIDFDRPKWSLFNRFDWLGLGALAAFLGAMEFVLEEGPGNDWFDDDMVSTMTVIMVVGGIVTFWRAFTREEPLVDFSAFRDTNFAVGSVFSFTMGIGLYGLTYLYPLYLASIRGYDSLMIGETVFVSGLSMFISAPLVGMLSSRVDLRAILLVGFMGFASSTWILTGMTAEWDFWELLLPQIIRGMSLMLCMVPINNLALGTLPPSKMKGASGLYNLMRNLGGAVGLAVINTVLSDRSSLHYARLSEAVTWSNDEALRQLSLLAANLTAHGLNGTTGALQQMAARVEAQATVMSFIDVFVLISLLFASLAFASLLMKPPAARGGGGAH, encoded by the coding sequence ATGTCTGCCCCGGATCAGGAGTTTTCAACCGAACTGACCCGCCGCCGGGTCATCGCCTTTTTCATCATGGTCTTCGGGATGTTCATGGCGATTCTGGACATCCAGATCGTCTCGGCCTCTTTGCCGGACATTCAGGCGGGGCTGGGAGCCAGTTCGGATGAGATCAGCTGGGTGCAGACCTCATATCTGATTGCCGAGGTCGTCATGATCCCGCTGTCGGGCTTTCTGGCGCGGATGATGTCCACGCGCATCCTCTTTGCCCTTGCCGCCGCGGGATTCACGGCATCCAGCTTCATGTGCGCGACATCGACCACGATCACCGAGATGATCCTTTGGCGGGGGCTGCAGGGGTTTCTTGGCGGCGGGATGATCCCGTCGGTCTTTGCCGCCGCCTTCACGATATTTCCTCCGGCCAAACGAAATGTCGTTTCCCCCCTGATCGGGCTGATCGCGACGCTTGCGCCCACGGTGGGACCGACGGTCGGGGGCTATCTCAGCCATACGATGTCATGGCACTGGCTGTTCCTGGTCAATGTGATTCCGGGAATCGGCGTCACGATCGGCGCCTGGATGCTGATTGATTTCGACCGCCCGAAATGGAGCCTGTTCAACCGCTTCGACTGGCTGGGGCTTGGCGCTCTGGCGGCCTTTCTGGGGGCGATGGAATTCGTGCTCGAGGAAGGTCCGGGCAACGACTGGTTCGATGACGACATGGTCTCGACCATGACGGTGATCATGGTGGTCGGCGGAATCGTGACCTTCTGGCGGGCCTTTACGCGCGAAGAGCCATTGGTCGATTTTTCGGCCTTTCGGGACACCAATTTCGCCGTCGGTTCGGTCTTCAGCTTCACCATGGGGATCGGGCTTTACGGGCTGACCTATCTCTATCCGCTCTATCTGGCCTCGATCCGCGGGTATGACAGCCTGATGATCGGCGAAACCGTCTTTGTGTCCGGGCTTTCCATGTTCATCAGTGCGCCGCTGGTGGGGATGCTGTCGTCGCGGGTCGATCTGCGCGCCATTCTTCTGGTGGGTTTCATGGGTTTTGCCAGTTCGACGTGGATCCTGACCGGGATGACCGCAGAGTGGGATTTCTGGGAGCTGCTGCTGCCTCAGATCATTCGCGGCATGTCGCTGATGCTGTGCATGGTGCCCATCAACAATCTTGCCCTTGGCACATTGCCCCCCAGCAAGATGAAGGGAGCTTCAGGGCTTTACAACCTGATGCGCAATCTTGGCGGTGCCGTCGGGCTGGCAGTCATCAACACGGTGCTGTCTGATCGCAGCAGCCTCCACTATGCCCGCCTGTCCGAGGCCGTGACATGGTCGAATGACGAGGCGTTGCGCCAGTTGAGCCTGCTGGCGGCAAATCTGACTGCGCACGGGTTGAATGGCACGACAGGGGCCCTGCAGCAGATGGCCGCGCGCGTTGAGGCACAGGCCACGGTGATGTCATTCATCGATGTCTTCGTTCTGATCAGCCTGTTGTTCGCCAGCCTTGCCTTTGCATCCCTGCTGATGAAACCGCCTGCCGCGCGGGGAGGCGGCGGCGCACATTGA